A genomic region of Magnolia sinica isolate HGM2019 chromosome 6, MsV1, whole genome shotgun sequence contains the following coding sequences:
- the LOC131249910 gene encoding uncharacterized protein LOC131249910 — protein sequence MAPGGRVRRSRTGSTPSTREVTEPASPSHVASQASDPSVTHTPGTASPSTSRRGRGPTRGLLLERLTREGRVTVEFHRTALDLLGTMPCCLHRRSVSYADL from the exons atggcaccaggtgggagagtacgtcgttcgcgcactggatctaccccttctactcgTGAAGTGACGGAGCCAGcatcgccgtcacatgttgcatcgcaggcgtctgatccctcagtcACGCATACACCAGGCACTGCAT cgccgtcgaccagccgacgaggacgtggacccacgcgtgggttgcttttagagcgacttacgcgtgagggtagggtgacggtagagttccacaggactgcattagacctgttgggaacaatgccatgttgtttacatcggaggtcggtgtcttatgccgatctctga